A region of Lemur catta isolate mLemCat1 chromosome 22, mLemCat1.pri, whole genome shotgun sequence DNA encodes the following proteins:
- the TCIM gene encoding transcriptional and immune response regulator: MRARRGHPAVTMSTSLRVSPSIHGYHFDTASRKKAVGNIFENIDQESLQRLFKNSGDKKAEERAKIIFAIDQDLEEKTRALMALKKRTKDKLFQFLKLRKYSIKVH, from the coding sequence ATGAGAGCAAGGCGAGGCCACCCAGCTGTCACCATGTCCACGTCGCTGCGAGTCAGCCCGTCCATCCACGGCTACCACTTCGACACAGCCTCTCGCAAGAAAGCCGTGGGCAACATCTTTGAAAACATAGACCAAGAGTCTCTACAAAGGCTCTTCAAGAACTCTGGAGACaagaaagcagaggagagagcCAAGATCATTTTTGCCATAGACCAAGACTTGGAGGAGAAAACACGAGCCTTGATGGCCCTCAAGAAGAGGACAAAAGACAAGCTTTTCCAGTTTCTGAAACTGCGGAAATACTCCATCAAAGTTCACTGA